A region of Streptomyces sp. NBC_01267 DNA encodes the following proteins:
- the nucS gene encoding endonuclease NucS, whose amino-acid sequence MRLVIARCSVDYAGRLTAHLPSAPRLILVKADGSVSIHADDRAYKPLNWMSPPCTVKEGAGDDAGVWTVVNKAGEKLIITMEEVLHDSSHELGVDPGLIKDGVEAHLQELLADRIEILGEGYTLIRREYMTAIGPVDILCRDADGATVAVELKRRGDIDGVEQLTRYLELLNRDPHLAPVKGVFAAQEIKPQARVLATDRGIGCVVLDYDAMRGIEDDKLRLF is encoded by the coding sequence ATGCGTCTCGTCATCGCCCGCTGCTCCGTCGACTACGCGGGCCGCCTCACCGCCCATCTGCCCTCAGCTCCGCGCCTGATCCTGGTCAAGGCCGACGGAAGCGTCTCGATCCATGCGGACGACCGGGCGTACAAGCCCCTCAACTGGATGTCCCCGCCCTGCACGGTGAAGGAGGGTGCGGGGGACGACGCCGGTGTGTGGACGGTCGTGAACAAGGCGGGCGAGAAGCTCATCATCACGATGGAGGAAGTCCTCCACGACTCCTCGCACGAGCTCGGGGTCGACCCCGGGCTCATCAAGGACGGGGTGGAGGCGCACCTCCAGGAACTCCTCGCGGACCGCATCGAAATCCTCGGCGAGGGCTACACGCTGATTCGGCGTGAATACATGACGGCGATCGGCCCCGTGGACATCCTCTGCCGCGACGCGGACGGCGCGACGGTGGCCGTCGAGCTCAAGAGGCGCGGCGACATCGACGGGGTGGAGCAGCTCACCCGTTACCTGGAACTGCTGAACCGGGACCCCCATCTGGCCCCGGTGAAGGGCGTGTTCGCGGCGCAGGAGATCAAGCCGCAGGCACGGGTGCTGGCCACGGACCGCGGCATCGGCTGTGTGGTGCTCGACTACGACGCGATGCGGGGCATCGAGGACGACAAACTCCGGCTGTTCTAG
- a CDS encoding SCO5389 family protein, which yields MSLDVSPALLEQAERGEVDEADFIDCVRTSLPYAWEMISSLVAQLKVDGGEFADNQTPPPNEQARGQLLRALASDAIRGSLQRHFGVRLAFQNCHRVAVFPLDSSVDERLSRFTSVRGQLLNQSPELRDC from the coding sequence ATGTCGCTCGACGTCTCACCGGCCCTACTCGAACAGGCCGAGCGAGGCGAGGTCGATGAAGCCGACTTCATCGACTGCGTCCGGACCTCCCTGCCCTACGCATGGGAGATGATCAGCTCTCTGGTGGCCCAGCTGAAGGTCGACGGCGGCGAGTTCGCCGACAACCAGACGCCTCCCCCCAATGAGCAGGCACGCGGCCAACTGCTGCGCGCACTCGCAAGTGATGCCATTCGAGGGTCGCTGCAGCGGCATTTCGGAGTGCGTCTGGCATTCCAGAACTGCCATCGCGTGGCGGTCTTCCCGCTGGATTCCTCGGTCGACGAGCGGCTCAGCCGCTTCACCTCGGTCCGGGGCCAGCTGCTCAACCAGTCTCCCGAGCTTCGGGACTGCTGA
- a CDS encoding LLM class flavin-dependent oxidoreductase, protein MRVGAFVLAAQFPGQGQEEALHRAVRSAEVAEESGLDSVWLAEHHFVPYGVCPSAVTLAALVLGRTRRIRVGTAVSVLPTTHPVALGEQAALLHVASGGRFSLGVGRGGPWVDLEVFGAGLEAYESGFPESLDLLLRWLREARVSADGSRFRFREVPVVPRPDELSCGEVPGPEVIVACTSPASVRLAAERGLPMLLGMHSDDEQKAEMIALWRSHARAAGLSPEVIADAGHVAAGVAQIADRRAEATETLVKAMPGWLKQGLDAHVTVDGRHRVMRDPVAYTEMLCGIHPVGPPRLAADRLAATAERTGITRFAMLVEGSGDVAATEENVRLIGAEVLPQLC, encoded by the coding sequence ATGCGTGTTGGGGCATTTGTACTGGCAGCCCAGTTTCCGGGGCAGGGCCAGGAAGAGGCACTGCACCGCGCGGTGCGATCCGCGGAGGTCGCCGAGGAATCCGGGCTCGATTCGGTCTGGCTGGCCGAACACCACTTCGTGCCGTACGGGGTGTGTCCGTCGGCGGTGACGCTGGCCGCACTGGTCCTCGGCCGCACCCGGCGGATCCGGGTGGGTACGGCGGTGAGCGTGCTGCCGACCACCCATCCCGTCGCACTCGGCGAACAGGCGGCACTGCTGCACGTCGCCTCCGGGGGCCGGTTCAGCCTCGGCGTGGGGCGCGGCGGGCCGTGGGTCGACCTGGAGGTGTTCGGCGCGGGCCTGGAGGCGTACGAGAGCGGCTTCCCGGAGTCGCTGGATCTGCTGCTGCGGTGGCTGCGCGAGGCCCGGGTCTCGGCGGACGGAAGCCGCTTCCGCTTCCGTGAAGTCCCGGTCGTACCAAGGCCGGATGAGCTGAGCTGCGGTGAGGTGCCGGGGCCGGAGGTCATCGTGGCCTGCACCTCACCGGCCAGTGTCCGGCTCGCCGCGGAGCGCGGGCTGCCGATGCTCCTCGGGATGCACTCGGACGACGAGCAGAAGGCCGAAATGATCGCGCTGTGGCGCAGCCACGCACGGGCGGCCGGGCTGTCGCCCGAGGTGATCGCGGACGCCGGACATGTGGCGGCCGGGGTGGCGCAGATCGCGGACCGCCGGGCCGAGGCCACCGAGACGCTGGTCAAGGCGATGCCGGGCTGGCTCAAGCAGGGGCTGGACGCGCATGTGACCGTCGACGGCAGGCACCGGGTCATGCGGGACCCCGTCGCGTACACGGAGATGCTCTGCGGCATCCACCCGGTGGGCCCTCCCCGCCTGGCTGCCGACCGGCTCGCGGCCACTGCGGAGAGGACCGGCATCACACGGTTCGCGATGCTGGTGGAGGGTTCGGGCGATGTCGCGGCCACCGAGGAGAACGTACGGCTCATCGGGGCCGAAGTCCTGCCGCAGCTCTGTTAG
- a CDS encoding ATP/GTP-binding protein — MSPRRNRPRGGEKPSEPVSGGGGSDRFGLQSTESWQGEEWSVRMVSGASAQGKRYRCPGCDQEIPSGVPHVVAWPEYGGVEDRRHWHKACWNAKDRRTSRVQRSRNAPRY, encoded by the coding sequence GTGTCCCCGCGCCGCAACCGTCCCCGTGGGGGCGAGAAGCCGAGCGAGCCCGTGAGCGGGGGTGGGGGATCCGACCGCTTCGGGCTGCAGTCCACCGAGTCCTGGCAGGGCGAGGAGTGGTCGGTCCGCATGGTCAGTGGCGCGAGCGCGCAGGGCAAGCGCTACCGCTGCCCCGGCTGCGACCAGGAGATCCCCTCCGGGGTGCCGCACGTGGTGGCCTGGCCCGAGTACGGCGGGGTCGAGGACCGCAGACACTGGCACAAGGCCTGCTGGAACGCGAAGGACCGCCGCACCTCGCGGGTGCAGCGGTCCCGTAACGCTCCCAGGTACTGA
- a CDS encoding ABC transporter permease subunit: MTIPAPAPYQQPQQAGHYVSPIPVTDAHLGHAVASEWTKIRSVRSTMWTLGVMFVLVFGIGLLAAVAVRSSSAPMNNTPVLSMGFFGVLLGSMCVITLGVLTVASEYGTGMIRTTLTACPSRGRVLTAKGIVFFLLSFVILLVTTTLVAVIQYALLNGTSNSAPSGGDWFRATVGVSLYVALLGLLALAVGSLIRHSAGAITVMLGLLLLPLVLALFMFSDSLATLREKLFEYSIPNQLSAFYDTSVANSGPSGWEPLWILLGVTAVVYGAALAVLNQRDV, encoded by the coding sequence ATGACGATCCCCGCCCCCGCGCCGTACCAGCAGCCGCAGCAGGCCGGGCACTACGTCTCCCCCATCCCGGTGACCGACGCGCATCTCGGTCATGCCGTCGCGTCCGAGTGGACGAAGATCAGGTCGGTGCGCTCCACGATGTGGACGCTCGGCGTGATGTTCGTGCTGGTCTTCGGCATCGGGCTGCTGGCCGCGGTCGCCGTCCGGTCGAGCAGTGCCCCGATGAACAACACCCCGGTGCTCAGCATGGGCTTCTTCGGAGTCCTGCTCGGCTCCATGTGCGTGATCACGCTCGGGGTCCTGACGGTGGCCTCCGAGTACGGCACCGGAATGATCCGTACGACCCTGACCGCCTGCCCGAGCCGGGGGCGGGTGCTCACCGCGAAGGGCATCGTCTTCTTCCTGCTGTCCTTCGTGATCCTGCTGGTGACGACCACGCTGGTCGCGGTGATCCAGTACGCGCTGCTGAACGGGACGAGCAACTCGGCGCCGAGCGGCGGCGACTGGTTCCGCGCCACCGTGGGCGTCAGCCTCTACGTCGCACTGCTCGGGCTGCTGGCACTCGCCGTCGGCTCGCTGATCCGCCACTCCGCCGGCGCGATCACGGTCATGCTGGGACTGCTGCTGCTCCCGCTGGTACTGGCGCTGTTCATGTTCTCGGATTCCCTGGCGACCCTGCGCGAGAAGCTCTTCGAGTACTCGATCCCCAACCAGCTCAGCGCGTTCTACGACACCTCGGTCGCAAACTCGGGTCCTTCGGGCTGGGAGCCGCTGTGGATCCTGCTCGGGGTGACGGCTGTCGTGTACGGGGCGGCGCTCGCCGTGCTCAACCAGCGCGACGTCTGA
- a CDS encoding ATP-binding cassette domain-containing protein: MIEAVGLTKRYGAKTAVYNLSFQVRPGTVTGFLGPNGSGKSTTMRMILGLDQPTSGHVTIGGHPFRELPNAPRQVGALLDAKAVHGGRSARSHLLSLAQLSGIPASRVDEVLGVVGLQDVARKRSKGFSLGMGQRLGIAAALLGDPQVLLFDEPVNGLDPEGILWVRNLMKSLAAEGRTVFVSSHLMSEMALTADHLIVIGRGQLLSDMSVTDFISHNSADFARVRTPEVPQREKLTAALTEAGGQVMPEQDGALRVTGLPLPRISDLAHDADVRLWELSPHQASLEEAYMRMTQGAVDYRSTADQLSGFQQPGHPAAGPPEMPQQGWYAPPPPGQNPYAAPPAPAAPAAPPTAPPAAAPAPAPAPKDLR, translated from the coding sequence ATGATCGAGGCAGTCGGCCTGACGAAGCGCTACGGTGCCAAGACAGCCGTGTACAACCTTTCCTTCCAGGTACGGCCGGGTACCGTGACGGGCTTCCTGGGGCCCAACGGATCCGGCAAGTCGACGACCATGCGCATGATCCTGGGGCTCGACCAGCCCACCTCCGGCCATGTCACGATCGGCGGCCACCCCTTCCGTGAACTGCCGAACGCCCCCCGGCAGGTCGGTGCGCTGCTCGACGCCAAGGCCGTGCACGGCGGGCGCAGCGCCCGCAGTCATCTGCTCTCGCTGGCGCAGCTCTCCGGGATCCCGGCGAGCCGGGTCGACGAGGTCCTGGGGGTGGTCGGCCTCCAGGATGTGGCCCGAAAGCGCTCCAAGGGCTTCTCGCTCGGCATGGGCCAGCGGCTCGGCATCGCCGCCGCGCTGCTCGGCGACCCGCAGGTGCTGCTCTTCGACGAGCCGGTCAACGGGCTCGACCCCGAGGGCATCCTGTGGGTCCGCAACCTCATGAAGTCCCTTGCGGCAGAGGGCCGTACGGTCTTCGTCTCGTCCCACCTGATGAGCGAGATGGCCCTCACCGCGGACCATCTGATCGTGATCGGCCGGGGGCAGCTGCTCTCGGACATGAGCGTCACGGACTTCATCTCGCACAACTCGGCGGACTTCGCCCGGGTGCGTACGCCCGAGGTCCCGCAGCGCGAGAAGCTGACCGCCGCGCTGACCGAGGCCGGCGGGCAGGTCATGCCGGAGCAGGACGGCGCGCTGCGGGTGACCGGGCTGCCGCTGCCGCGGATCAGCGACCTGGCGCACGACGCGGACGTACGGCTGTGGGAACTCTCCCCGCACCAGGCCTCGCTGGAGGAGGCGTACATGCGGATGACGCAGGGCGCCGTCGACTACCGCTCCACCGCGGACCAGCTCTCCGGTTTCCAGCAGCCCGGACACCCGGCGGCCGGACCGCCGGAGATGCCGCAGCAGGGCTGGTACGCCCCGCCGCCGCCCGGTCAGAACCCGTACGCCGCTCCCCCGGCCCCGGCGGCGCCCGCGGCGCCGCCCACAGCGCCCCCTGCCGCGGCTCCCGCGCCCGCTCCGGCCCCGAAGGACCTCCGATGA
- a CDS encoding ABC transporter permease: protein MAAAQVVKSEWTKIRSVQSTVWTLALALVVTVAFGALISLVSKNEFSKMNQGDQLTFDPTAVSFVGIGLGQLALIVFGVLVVSNEYSTGMIRTSLAAVPQRGTFYFSKLAVATALAFVIALLTSFASYFLGQALLGDHRSHIGDPGVLRAVIGAALYMTLIALFSMGAASMLRSPMLSLGILMPFFFLVSNILGSVSATKKYGQYLPDQAGRKITQVVFTNNDASYGPWAGLGIMALWVIAAVIGGYALLKKRDA from the coding sequence ATGGCAGCCGCCCAGGTGGTGAAGTCGGAGTGGACCAAGATCCGGTCCGTGCAGTCGACGGTGTGGACCCTGGCACTCGCGCTGGTGGTGACCGTCGCGTTCGGGGCGCTGATCAGCCTGGTGTCCAAGAACGAGTTCAGCAAGATGAACCAAGGGGACCAGCTGACCTTCGACCCGACGGCCGTGAGTTTCGTCGGCATCGGGCTGGGACAGCTGGCGCTGATCGTCTTCGGGGTGCTCGTGGTGTCCAACGAGTACAGCACCGGAATGATCAGGACCTCGCTGGCGGCCGTTCCGCAGCGCGGCACCTTCTACTTCAGCAAGCTCGCCGTGGCCACGGCGCTCGCCTTCGTCATCGCTCTGCTGACGAGTTTCGCCTCCTACTTCCTCGGCCAGGCGCTGCTCGGCGATCACCGTTCGCACATCGGTGACCCGGGCGTCCTGCGCGCGGTGATCGGCGCGGCGCTCTACATGACACTGATCGCGCTCTTCTCGATGGGCGCCGCGTCGATGCTGCGCAGCCCGATGCTGTCGCTCGGCATCCTGATGCCGTTCTTCTTCCTGGTCTCCAACATCCTGGGGAGCGTCTCCGCCACCAAGAAGTACGGTCAGTACCTTCCTGACCAGGCAGGACGCAAGATCACGCAGGTGGTGTTCACCAATAACGACGCCTCGTACGGTCCCTGGGCCGGGCTCGGGATCATGGCCCTGTGGGTGATCGCCGCGGTGATCGGCGGCTACGCGCTGCTCAAGAAGCGGGACGCCTAG
- a CDS encoding ABC transporter ATP-binding protein, whose product MIELSGLTKRYGEKTAVDQLSFTVRPGIVTGFLGPNGAGKSTTMRMVLGLDNPTAGDVRIDGKHYAELKDPLKYIGALLDAKAMHGGRTAYNHLLCLAQSNGIPASRVGEVLETVGLAAVARKRAKGFSLGMGQRLGIAGALLGDPEILMFDEPVNGLDPEGIHWIRNLMKSLAAQGRTIFVSSHLMSEMALTADHLVVIGQGRLMADTSMADFIAENSRSYVRLRSPQQERLLDVLHDAGHTAVTAGNGSVEVDGATAAEIGELAARHQLVLHELSPQQASLEEAFMQLTAESVEYHAHDGMTPDQSQQSSQQPPAPQGPQWGDQQRGA is encoded by the coding sequence GTGATCGAGCTCTCGGGGCTGACCAAACGCTACGGCGAGAAGACGGCCGTCGACCAACTGTCCTTCACGGTGCGGCCGGGCATCGTCACCGGCTTCCTCGGACCGAACGGCGCGGGCAAGTCCACCACGATGCGGATGGTCCTCGGCCTGGACAACCCGACGGCGGGGGACGTCCGGATCGACGGGAAGCACTACGCGGAGCTCAAGGACCCACTGAAGTACATCGGCGCCTTGCTCGACGCCAAGGCCATGCACGGCGGGCGCACCGCGTACAACCATCTGCTCTGTCTCGCGCAGAGCAACGGCATCCCGGCGTCCCGCGTCGGCGAAGTGCTGGAGACCGTCGGCCTCGCCGCGGTGGCGAGGAAGCGCGCCAAGGGCTTCTCGCTCGGCATGGGCCAGCGGCTCGGCATCGCGGGGGCGCTGCTCGGGGATCCCGAGATCCTGATGTTCGACGAGCCGGTGAACGGCCTCGACCCCGAGGGCATCCACTGGATCCGCAATCTGATGAAGTCGCTCGCCGCGCAGGGCCGCACGATCTTCGTCTCCTCCCACCTGATGAGCGAGATGGCCCTCACCGCGGACCATCTGGTCGTCATCGGCCAGGGGCGGCTGATGGCCGACACCTCCATGGCCGACTTCATCGCGGAGAACTCCCGGTCGTACGTACGGCTGCGCTCCCCGCAGCAGGAACGGCTGCTGGACGTCCTGCACGACGCCGGGCACACGGCGGTCACGGCGGGCAACGGCTCCGTGGAAGTGGACGGAGCCACCGCCGCCGAGATCGGCGAACTGGCCGCGCGACACCAGCTCGTCCTGCACGAACTGAGTCCCCAGCAGGCTTCACTCGAAGAGGCGTTCATGCAGCTCACCGCGGAATCGGTGGAGTACCACGCACACGACGGCATGACTCCGGATCAGTCGCAGCAGTCGTCGCAGCAACCGCCGGCACCGCAGGGGCCCCAGTGGGGCGACCAGCAGAGGGGGGCCTGA
- a CDS encoding cellulose-binding protein, with translation MSDTSSPFGFELVRRGYDRGQVDDRITKLVADRDSALARITSLEKRIEELHLETQNAQAQVSDAEPSYAGLGARVEKILRLAEEEAKDLREEARRAAEQHRELAESAAQQVRNDAESFAAERKAKAEDEGVRIVEKAKNDASTLRSEAQKDAQSKREEADALFEETRAKAAQAAADFETNLAKRREQSERDLASRQAKAEKRLAEIEHRAEQLRLEAEKLRTDAERRARQTVETAQRQAEDIVADANAKADRIRSESERELAALTNRRDSINAQLTNVREMLATLTGAAVAAAGTPADDEPISRGVPAQQTR, from the coding sequence ATGAGCGACACTTCCTCCCCATTCGGCTTCGAGCTCGTGCGGCGTGGTTACGACCGCGGTCAGGTGGATGACCGCATTACCAAGCTCGTCGCCGACCGTGACAGCGCTCTGGCACGGATCACCTCTCTGGAAAAGCGCATCGAGGAACTCCACCTCGAGACGCAGAACGCCCAGGCCCAGGTCAGCGACGCGGAGCCGTCGTACGCCGGTCTCGGCGCCCGCGTCGAGAAGATTCTCCGGCTGGCCGAGGAGGAGGCGAAGGACCTCCGTGAGGAGGCCCGTCGCGCGGCCGAGCAGCACCGCGAACTCGCCGAGTCGGCCGCCCAGCAGGTGCGCAACGACGCCGAGTCGTTCGCCGCCGAGCGGAAGGCCAAGGCCGAGGACGAGGGCGTCCGGATCGTCGAGAAGGCGAAGAACGACGCCTCCACGCTGCGTTCCGAGGCGCAGAAGGACGCGCAGTCCAAGCGCGAGGAGGCCGACGCGCTCTTCGAGGAGACCCGCGCCAAGGCCGCCCAGGCCGCCGCGGACTTCGAGACGAACCTGGCCAAGCGCCGCGAGCAGTCGGAGCGGGACCTGGCGTCGCGTCAGGCCAAGGCCGAGAAGCGTCTGGCCGAGATCGAGCACCGCGCCGAGCAGCTCCGTCTGGAGGCGGAGAAGCTGCGTACGGACGCCGAGCGCCGCGCCCGTCAGACGGTGGAGACCGCTCAGCGCCAGGCCGAGGACATCGTGGCCGACGCGAACGCCAAGGCCGACCGGATCCGCAGCGAATCGGAGCGCGAGCTGGCGGCGCTCACCAACCGCCGCGACTCGATCAACGCCCAGCTGACCAACGTCCGCGAGATGCTGGCCACGCTGACCGGTGCCGCGGTGGCCGCGGCCGGTACGCCGGCCGACGACGAGCCGATCTCCCGTGGGGTCCCGGCTCAGCAGACCCGCTGA